The genomic region caacaaagaggcactcaccaacctgattgatttttgaatgttaaactaCCTTTACCTTCCAAGTTAGTTTAACGTGttggttttatctttttatatactgttgaattttatttgttaACATTAAAAATTTCTTCAACCTGTGTTCATGGGGAATACTGTTCTATTGCAGGCATCAGCACACttcctgtaaagggccagatggtaaCTGTTTTTGGTTTTGCAGGCCATACAATCTCTGTCACAGTAAATGAGCTGCCATTGACACTACATAAGTGAGTGAgcctggctgtgttccaataaaattatttgtaaaaacaggcagcaggaagctagtcagtccccctggaacaactaataaacaaccaggaacaacgagtaaataatctggaataactgtgggaggAAAAACGTGACcctccactcatcatataccaacctgaattggtaggaatgcctgagatcgcagcataaaatctgtaagtaaaaactgtggatccaagctgggaacccctccccccaaggcctgaactgcaaagcctcgtggtgctagagagcagctctctctaagcaagcgaatatagctcagctgagttccaactggggttttagttaacaagtgtggactgctcaataaagctacaaatccccaacaagcagacagaggcttttggtgatgactgaccttggagagctggaggacctctctgggagggaggggaagcccagaggaccgtgtgctatctctggctgataggTGAAATTGAGggaccctgaaggggggctttctgtcccttttttggctcagtggaggaagcctcagccattttcaattcctagtgctcagacccagatgagggtggagatagcagagtcagagactactaaaatgctaatgacctttccctagggggtgtatcttccctaagaggaaagaggcagtgccaagctctactaccctccttccattcagaaccagaccccagagcctgggggacaaCAGCTATGGGCCAcgcctccttacaccagtctggagtgacaggctgaaaggtaccacctgctgggcagaaaagtacagtgatttgaggcctcacagagtgtatcaatctaagacacTCTCAGGGAGACGTGATGCTATTGCCTCCTTgtagacctgagcctgttctggtctgggaaaacctgattggggtaaccaaggaaatcagatgcctagacaacagaaaactgcaacctacactaagaaaaatgaagttatgactcagtcaaaagaacaaacttatgctttacctgagatacaggaatttaaacagctaatgctaaatcaattaaaaaagtttagggaagacatggccaAAGAGATgacgcatataatgaaaacactgggcgtacataaggtaaaaattgaaagtttggaaaaacaatggacagaatctatggaaatgaaaggcacaacacacgagatgaaagacacaatggagacatacaacagcagatcttaagaggcagaagaaaacactcaggaactgtagaacaaggcacctgaaagcctaaacacaaaagaacagatagagaaaagaatggtaaatatgagcaacatttctgggaacttaaagacaaaatgaaatgcagaaatgtacatgtcttgggtatcccagaaggagaagagaaggaaaaaggggcagaggcaataacagaggaaataatcaatgaaaatttcccatctcttatgaaagacataaaattacagatccaagaagcacagcataccccaaacagaatagatcttaatAGGCCTGTgccgagacacttaataatcagattctaaaatgtcaaagataataagagaatcctgaaagcagcaagagaaaagcgatccatcacatacaaaggaagcttcataagactatgtgtggatttctcaatagaaaccatggaggcaagaaggaagtggggtgatatatttaagatactgaaagagaaaaactaccaaccaagaatcgtatatccggcaaaactgtccttcaaatgtgagggagagtttaaaacattctctgacagacaatgacagagtttgtgaacaagatacctattctacaggaaacactaaagggagcactatagacagaaaggaaaagacaggagtgagaggtttggaacacaattttgggagacagtagcacagcaatgtaagtacactgaacaaagataactgtgagtatggttgaaacaggaaggttaggggcatgtgggacaccagaaggaaggaggaaagataaagactgggactgtgtaactcagtgaaacctagggtgctcaacgattgtgataaaagttacaaatatgttttacatgaaggagaacaaatgaatgtcaacattacaaggtgttaaaaatggggtgggattgggggaaaaatacaatcaatgcaagctagagatgatagttaacagaaacagtgtattatgcttcctttaatataacataggcaatacaccaaaactaaatgcatatgggggggatcataggggaaaggtatgggactcttggcattggatatgttgtctgactctttattctactttagtttaacgctatctttccttttgttgcttcctagctgtcatgttttgttttgttttcttttttttctttttctcttctctctctaccttctttgactcttcctcctcctttggggaagaaatggagatgtccttatatagatagtggcaatgttggcgaatacataaatacatgactataaattatttacttagtatggaatgtatggtgtgtgaacaaaaccatcttaaaaaaaatggactgatgaagaaatcttgagggcactatattgaatgaaataagacagacacataaggacaaatattgcagggtctcactgataggaactaattataatatgtaaactcatagacatgaaatgtaagttatcaggatatagaatgaggctcaagaatggggagcggttgcttattatgagcagaatgttcaagtagggtgaatgtaaacgtttggaaatggacagaggtgacagtaacaagttgtaagaataactaacagtgctgaatggtgtgtgaatgtggtggaaaggggaagctcagagtcacgtatgtcaccagaaggaaagctggaggttaaaagatgggaatgtataaaagagtgaatcttgtggtggacaatgtccatgattaactgcacaaatattagaaatctctctcatgagctagaacaaatgtatgacacaataactagaaattaataatagaggggcatataggaaaaaaatatacctattgtaaactatatactacagttagtagtattttaacattctttaatcaacagtaacaaacgtattataccaatactatgaatcaataatggaggggggcgtggttaggcgtatgggaggatttgagtttcctttttctgtatgtctttatttcttttgtggagtaatgaaaatgttctaaaagttgaaaaaaaaaacagctgtatGCTGGTACCacaggcaattgattgtacactttggatctttggataattctatggtatatgaacaaactcaataaaaacataaataaataaataaataaaacacacaaaaaagaaacaaacaaaaaaaaaccccacctgaagcaaataaaaaaccatacaaaatgttaaaaaaaaaataaagtggttagtagaaaaaaacaaaaaacgaaagaaagaaacaaacaaaaaaaaacaggcagcagCGTAGATTTGGCCTGCAAGCCAGGGTTTACTGACCCTTGGTTTATAGTACTTGAAGAATACTGAATgccaataaaatcagaaaaattccTTAATCACTCAGTTAAAACAGTATAAATGCTGAGGTACTTGAACAATTTCAAGACAATTACTTTATTGTCAGTGGAAAAGACATCAGGTGCTGTTTGAGCAACATTATGCAGAATATGGTGAGGAAAGCCAACACTTTCCATAGAATCAAGCATGCTTTGCTTCAACTTTGAATAAAACCTGCCTGCACTTTTATGCATATATCCACCAATATTGTATCTCCACAAAACAGCAACATTTTTCGTATTAACTCCCAACTCAGTAAGAGTCTCTAGAAAAATTTGCTGTTGTTTCTGATGTCTCATCTGGAAAGAATTTTACTTGCAATAACCTTATAAGcaagcctttttaaaaatctttatcaaaaaattaaaaacaaacaaaaacatttcaaacaaaacaaaacaaagaaataagaaaaacaaataacctaaaataactacattgcttccaacatgctcctaccatACTAGCAAGACTTTTTTGTAAGAAAAATACTGCATAAGTGTTGAGAAACTTTTTTCTGCATTGTATTTACTTGCATGCATGAATATGTGGTAAAAAGGTGAGGCATTTAGATCTTTGAAATCTCTGCAATAAAACATGGAGCCATTACATTTGTAATTATTGCATTAGATTTCATCCTGGTACTTGAAAACTTACTTGAAATTTTAGAAGCAGGAAACATGTCTGGTAGCAGTTAAGTTCAAACATTTATTTGAACTGAAAGCTTAAGGACATTATGGAAGAACATTACAAATTACGCtgtgattattttcttcttcatctgaATTTCTCTTAATGaaatttgttaaaataacttTCTTTGATACTAATTGGAGAAATCTCTTATGTTATATGCTGGTTTACAGCTGACTTTCCATTTCTGAACACTGAAAATTCTTCTTGAGGCACAAAGACCGTCAAAAGGACTTTTTCCTGTTTAATAAATGTCCACTTCAGAAAATTCATCATGAAATTTACATTTGTGTTTTGGCATTTTGGGGttcaaatatacacaaaagatGAATAACTGCAATTCCCACAAGAATTGAAAAGactgaatttgataactgcacaGCTGTGTCAGTGCATCTGACACTCACTCGTTTGAACTCGTAACTATTAACAGCGATTTAACTGTTGAAAGGGTTGCAAATTGCAAGCTAATAATTCATTGAAATTGGTATCTGGTCCAGAAAAGGTGAAATTCCTGTTTGCCTGCAAGGGAGAGCTGTACTTGTAATGCACAGTCTCTCTGAACAAAAACAGACAATTTAATATAAGGTTTTGAGAAGTCTGGCATTCAGGAATTGGACTTTCGGGGAGTGTGTAGGGATTGGGGGAGATTTAGCTGTGTTAGCTATAAGTATGGCTACTGGAGTATGGCTACTGTTGACCATATCTGCCTGTCACAAGCACCGTCACTGGGGCTAGGCTTTTGCTGATTGGCTGTGGGGCTGTCACTGATTGGCTGACTTGTGGAACTCGGTGTTTATTACTGATTTGCTCATGTTCACAAGCTTGGGGCTGCCATTGATTTGCTAACTTGCACAAGCTTAGTTACTGGAGGCCAattaagtactttttttttttttttttttttttttcagccgaacaatttttattttcaaaaacaactttattcatgacacatatttaaaaaaaaaaaaaaaaaaaaaaaaaagaactcccacCCTTTGGAAAtgagctaaaaaaaaataataataaacaaaatccaCCTCCCACTTCCCCGctcccacttcctcccattccctccaaataaaagggaaaaaaaggcaaaggaaaaaacaaaacaaaacaaaaaaacaaaaaaacaccccagACCCCCCAAAACAAGGTAGTGCATTTCCCCAGGGGAAGGGAAATTTACACTGGAGCCGCCTGGAGCGGAACGGAGATCTTCCGGCTACAGAAACCTGCAAAGAAAGACactcaaaacagaaaaagaaacacaaaaggaaacaaaatagatCACCAGGCAATCTGGAGGGGCAGGGAGCCCaaagaggggtggggtgggtggtagACCTGGCAGGACAGGAAGCTGGCAGGAGGGGACTGTGAAAGGCAGGGAGAAGATGAAGGGAAGGTAACAAGCAGAACAGTTTGGTGTCCTTCCAGAGCCctgggtaaaaaaaaaaccctcctacCACCCATGCTCACCTACCCTTGAGCAGCCCCCAAGGGGGTGAAGTGGGACAGGAAAACATGGGGAGCAGCTTGCGCAGTTGAGACGTGTCCATGGCGAATCCCCAGAGTGAATGAGCAGCCCTCTGCCCCACTCCCCGGGCCTTCCCCTACTCCCCAAAGCAGGTCCCTCCTCAGCAGTTAGTTAAGGGATTCTCCCCCCTTCCAcagtatatcttttttttaaaaatatttttttttccatcaaggtcatcttctgtttttctttttttttttaattctttttttttttttccttctttcctctttttttcctctctctcctcctaaTACACACTTTTTTAGTAAGGGGAATACCATGATGTCGCTCTAGCCCGGCCCCTGTAGACACGACCCCGGGGCCTGCTGCTGAAACCACTGTAGAACCGAGAGCGGGAATTGTTGTAGTTGGTGGTCCTGGCACGGTAACGAGCTCTTGGGAAACCCCGGTCTGTTGTGCTGATGCCTGGTCTATTGGTTCGTTTGGGGATCACCTTGATTTGTCTTCCTCTAAAAAGGGACTCATCTAAGGCCAGGGAGGTCCTCACTGACTCTTTGTCTGAGAACTCAATATATGCAAACCCTTTGGGATGGCCACTGAATTTGTCACAGAGTATAGTAACACGGTTGACTGAACCACAGCCATGAAAGTGTGCTTCTAGCTCTTCTGCTGTTGCACCATAGTCCACATTGCCAACATAAATGGAACGAGCATCAGCCTCCATCTTCTCTTCAATAGACATGATCACTGGGCCAGCATTGCCTGGAGGTGGACTCATATTCATCTGCTTCTCTACCTCGTTCTGCAGCTCCTTTAGCTTCTCAGcttcttcctccatctctctGACTCGAGCTTTGATCGCTTCCAGCTCCGGGTCCTCAATGGCGCCGTCCCCCGGGTCACCCTCGACCAGTCccggctcctcctcctcctcctggctgCCGGGGGCTCCCGAGCCAGGCCCAGGACCCGGAGCTCCCGGGGGGGCGCGGGGCCGGGGCGCCTCCTCTTCAGGCTCGGGCTCCGGCTCGGGCTCCAGCAGCAGCTCTCCAGGCTCCAGTTCCTCAGACTCCAGGCCGTTCCCGTAGTCCCCTGCGCCCCCCGGggccccctccccggcctccccaccGGCCCCGGGCACAAGATGGCGCCGCCGCCCCGGCCCGGAGCCCCAATTAAGTACTTTTAATCGTCATCCCTCCTTTTTTGTCTTCTCACAGGTAAACCTACATGAGAGCCATAAGGGATTctgaatatctttatttttttaaaattcatttttattgagatatattcacataccatgcagtcatacaagatCTTTATTTGATGTTTGCTATTTCAGCTAGTGTTGCCATTTTAGTTAAGTGCCAGTTACAATGGTGGGAAATAgctttaaatgggaaatttttgtgatttattgaaaaaagcagaaaacaggTCATTTAGGGTGTCCCGACAAAGTCAACACAGGATCCAGGACAAAATCATTAGATACAGGCCATGTCCTGCATATACTGGATGTCTATCAACCTTAGTTACGGTTAGTTTGGCTGCTCAATGCATCTCTCCTAAACGCTCCGGCATACTCGTCTAGGTCCTGGGAAGGGAGTGgactaaaaggacaaataaaaatCGTGGTTTTCCTAAAGACTGCCCAGCCTAGGACCCAAGGAAGATCCTTGACTTGGGCCTCTAAAAGATTCAAACCACACCGCACAGCCCAGGCTTTCCGGTGACTCACGGAGTAACGGCGGCCCACGGCCGGATGGGGCTCTTGGACCTGGCGGGGAAGTCCGTTAACTGAGGTCCCATTTGTGCCCAAAGAGCAAAGTCTGGGTGGAACGGGCCTGCGCCAGTATCATCACACTCCGGCCCCGAGGCGGTTTCGACAGTTGCAGTGGTGGGGAGGCACCGGCTGGGAGTGCTCCGGCTCCACGCCGGTGACATGCGGCACAAGTCCGAGCCCTCTCCGCAGCTCCGCCTTTTCCGCCGGTCGGGGCGAGTCACGTGGGGAGCTGGCGGCAAGACCACCGAGACTTGCGGCCTCCCCGCTGTCTAGAGCGGCGCTGGGAGCGGGGTCTCGCTTCCGGATCGGCCACTAGTTACCAGCTTTTAGATATTCCGAAAGGAAGAACGTGTGGTTCAGCGAATTCTACATGCCAGGTCTGTCAGGTGCCGGCTTTTCGCTTCCCTTCCCCTGAACTTGGTCTCAATGGCGGCCCACCCCCCGCTGACACGGAGCTTGTGCGTCTGGGCCTCCCTGCCCACGGAGGCGCGATCCTCTTTTCTGTTCTAAAGAACTTGGCCTCACGGCCTCCAGCGCCCGGCACTGAGGTTTCTGATGTTTCCGTCGTCTGCTTCCTGGGTGACGTTCAGATCCCGGTTGTCTCCGGTCAGCATCACCCACTGGGACACTTAAGTAACTAGCCCTTAACCCGTATGGTCCAGCCATTCCTGCCCTTCTTTCTCTccagaggcttttttttttttaacccccatATATGGTCCCTGTAAGCATTCTGTAAAAAACCTTTTCCGTTTTACAGAACTAACATTGTAGGTACAGGATTCTTGGATCCCTCAACCTGCTCTGGCCTTCAGGAAAGCTCTTCGGACTAAGCTCTTCGGATAGAGGATTGTCCTGAGGGACAAGGGAGAGCAATTCAGGAGGGGGTTGGGGGCGATCAGTTTGAGAACAAGAGGGGTCGTGACAGAGACTCCTTCAGTGCTGGAAATGAGGAGACGAAGAGTGCCAGAGATAGCAATGGGCGATGCCTCAGGAAGGGTCCTTTACACTCATGGctcttcttctcttagcttctaaGGTTCTGGCTTTTCCAAACCCAGAAGGCAGTGCATGAAGCCAGGGGACATCAGCCATGCTCCAAACAACTTGGCCTCAGGTGAGCTGAGCTAAGcttttttccagcctttttttTATTCACATTAGCTCTCACTAAGAAGACCTAGCTTGGCCAGGCTATGGTTTTCCCTTTAAAGCTATGTGGCAGTGGTAAATGTGGTGGGGGATATGAGAGTTTTGTGTATAAAGAGTAATGAGCTTGGATGTGTAGATTTAATTGGAAAAAATGGGGCCCAAGCCAAGAAATCCCTTTGAAACTGAAAATCAAAATCATGTTCTACAAATGAAAACCCCCTGTTGAGATCATAGAGCTTCTTCATTAAAGAGATTACCCCACAAATTGTGGATGTGAGACAAGCATTATTCTTTCTATGCACAACAAAATAGTGTTTAGCACTTTGTAAATGCTATGTGCATAGTATTGAATAATGCAGACTATGTAAGATACTGTTAATGGTATAGACAGTCTCTAAACAAGTGAATAAATTAATATCATCATTACGTTTGGTATAAGTGCTAAAGTATTGTCAAAGTATGGTCCACTAACTGGCAGCATCAACGGTACCTGGGAGTTTGTTAGCAAGGTAAATTCTTGAGTCCCACCCAGGCCCAGAATCAAACTTTCTGGGGGTGAGTGGGGTCAGGAAGCTGTTGTAACAAACTCTCTAGATGATTCTTAAGCACCTTACGAGGAGCCCTGAAGAGGCTGTTTCTAAAGGTAATGAACGGTTAGGGAAGCTCTCTCATCGAGGTGGTAGTGGGTTGAGACCTCAAGGATGAGGTGGAGTAAGTCATGGGAATAACTGGTGAGAAAGCTAAAGAAATACTTCCCAGAGAGAACAGCGAATGCAAAGGCCTTGAAGTGGAGGAGAAAGCTTGTACTCTAAAACAGGAAGGAGTCAAGAGAGAGTGGTTCAAGGTGAGGCTGGCTGAAAGTAGACAGGGGTTTTGTAGGTCATGATGAAACTTTAGTTTCTATTCCAGGTGAAGTGAGAAAGCACTAAAGAGTTTTaagcagtgggggggggggggggacctgGTTGGATTTATATCTTAAAAAGGTTTTGCAACCCTTTAGTATCAGGTTGGTTGTGGAAGGGTATGAGTCAGGATTATTGCAGTCCAGACTAGAGATAAAATACTGTCCTTTTAAGGAGTGGTTTAATTtgtgctcttttctttctttctttaaaatatttttttccaaaacattgTTGGAAAATACTTTTTCAGAAGAATTTATATAATTCCCTCACCTCTGCACAAACCTCATGGAGTTTTTAAGGGATGATGGACTGTAGTGAATTCATAGGTAAATTTGGAGATAACTGATTTCTTTACAAAATTGATTCTTCCTATTCAGGAAAACTTTATGTTCCAATTTGTTCAATTCTTTTAcgtattttaataaacatttagtgTTTTTCATCTTGGTCTCACATATTTCCTGTCAGGTCTCTTAGCAATTTTTATTTGAAaggcattttattttctcctattatattttccaat from Choloepus didactylus isolate mChoDid1 chromosome 1, mChoDid1.pri, whole genome shotgun sequence harbors:
- the LOC119526616 gene encoding polyadenylate-binding protein 2-like translates to MVLLNWGSGPGRRRHLVPGAGGEAGEGAPGGAGDYGNGLESEELEPGELLLEPEPEPEPEEEAPRPRAPPGAPGPGPGSGAPGSQEEEEEPGLVEGDPGDGAIEDPELEAIKARVREMEEEAEKLKELQNEVEKQMNMSPPPGNAGPVIMSIEEKMEADARSIYVGNVDYGATAEELEAHFHGCGSVNRVTILCDKFSGHPKGFAYIEFSDKESVRTSLALDESLFRGRQIKVIPKRTNRPGISTTDRGFPRARYRARTTNYNNSRSRFYSGFSSRPRGRVYRGRARATSWYSPY